One region of Macadamia integrifolia cultivar HAES 741 chromosome 11, SCU_Mint_v3, whole genome shotgun sequence genomic DNA includes:
- the LOC122093026 gene encoding aspartic proteinase CDR1-like: MASHRNFLSVIFVLAVVIIISLSNTDAIESNNGGGFTIDLIHSDSPLSPLYNPSKTSWQRWQNSFNRRINKHDATDIIPDNGQYLVKLSIGTPPVEVHGILDAGSDLIWTQCAPCPGCYKQILPLFDPTRSSTYKDLPCQNKICEELGPDPCSRSKNCQYGYGYGSGGYSKGNLATDTFTFGSLVVPNTVFGCGHNNSDTFNERETGIIGLGMGSMSLITQLTSKLGFKFSYCLVPLSAPTVMSKLTIGNEAVVSGGGTISTPLVVKPKDTFYYVTLNAMSVGNTRLPYDHGSKEGNLIIDTGVPPILIPTEFYNQLVAAVKGAISAQPLPNKGTQLCYASNTKIDVMITAHFTGADVQLKPVNTFVSTPDGSVCFAVNPDDKIAIYGNFAQMNFFVGYDLANKSVFFKPTDCTKPQ, from the coding sequence atgGCAAGTCATCgtaattttctttcagtcatttttGTTCTAGCTGtagtcatcatcatctctctttcAAACACAGATGCCATTGAATCCAACAATGGTGGTGGCTTCACTATCGATCTCATCCACAGTGATTCGCCACTCTCTCCATTATATAATCCTTCTAAAACTTCATGGCAGCGTTGGCAGAATTCCTTCAATCGACGGATAAACAAACATGATGCTACAGATATTATCCCTGATAATGGACAATATCTTGTTAAGTTATCGATCGGTACTCCACCAGTCGAGGTCCATGGAATTCTTGATGCAGGTAGTGATCTTATTTGGACACAATGTGCACCATGTCCAGGATGTTATAAGCAAATACTTCCTCTCTTTGATCCTACAAGATCCTCAACGTATAAAGACCTTCCATGTCAAAACAAAATATGTGAAGAGCTAGGTCCTGACCCTTGTAGCAGAAGTAAGAATTGCCAatatggatatggatatggaaGTGGTGGCTATAGTAAAGGCAATCTTGCCACTGATACTTTCACCTTTGGTTCTTTGGTGGTGCCAAATACGGTATTTGGTTGTGGTCACAACAACTCAGATACCTTCAACGAGCGAGAAACTGGAATAATAGGGCTTGGTATGGGTTCGATGTCGCTGATTACACAATTAACTTCAAAACTTGGTTTCAAGTTCTCATACTGTTTGGTGCCATTGAGTGCCCCAACTGTTATGAGCAAACTAACAATCGGTAACGAGGCTGTGGTTTCAGGTGGTGGAACTATTTCGACTCCTTTAGTAGTAAAACCTAAGGATACTTTCTACTATGTGACACTAAATGCCATGAGCGTCGGGAACACGAGATTGCCATATGATCATGGAAGTAAGGAAGGTAACCTCATCATCGATACTGGTGTTCCTCCTATTTTGATCCCAACCGAGTTTTACAACCAGTTGGTAGCAGCAGTAAAGGGTGCGATTAGTGCACAACCTCTTCCAAACAAGGGAACACAGTTATGCTATGCGAGTAATACTAAAATTGATGTGATGATCACGGCACATTTCACTGGTGCCGATGTACAATTGAAGCCGGTTAACACATTTGTTAGTACTCCAGATGGGTCGGTATGTTTCGCAGTGAATCCGGATGATAAGATTGCCATTTATGGAAACTTCGCTCAGATGAACTTTTTCGTTGGATATGATCTTGCAAATAAGAGTGTCTTCTTCAAGCCAACTGATTGTACCAAGCCACAGTAG